One genomic segment of Francisella persica ATCC VR-331 includes these proteins:
- a CDS encoding FAD-dependent monooxygenase — MNTKYDVAIVGGGIVGLFTSLALAKTGCKIIHIEKDQLQVKNDNRSIAVSYSSIAFLNTLGLWDKVTSKPQTIKKVHISDKGSYGRAEIFAKDENLPFLGATVPMQELLTVALQSVADNPNIVKSFETKVVSLNKHDYKYSLVVKQQGETKTIEAQLIIACDGANSSLRKMLNVAVKATDYQQDALVFDIQTDLYNDNTAFERFMTDGILAMLPKAKTAMGCIWTIDRDKSQAKLALDNKEFEQLIQDRFGYRLGEIRLTSKPEVFPLYLVQAEQVHKDNVLFFGNALHFLHPVSGQGMNLSIRDIGFLYDLLAESDFSQNSIEAVLVEFAKVRKPDHDRTIFITNGFVKWFVSNDAKLVASRNAGLHLLQRSKLAKKVLSRVMMGKLSKGSTLMRKVVEDEC, encoded by the coding sequence ATGAATACTAAATATGATGTGGCAATTGTCGGAGGCGGAATAGTTGGTTTATTTACTTCTCTAGCTCTAGCCAAGACTGGATGTAAAATTATTCATATTGAAAAAGATCAGTTACAAGTAAAAAATGATAATAGAAGTATTGCGGTGTCTTATTCATCAATAGCTTTTTTAAATACTCTTGGTTTGTGGGATAAGGTTACAAGTAAACCTCAAACTATTAAAAAAGTTCATATCTCAGATAAAGGTAGTTATGGCAGAGCTGAGATATTTGCTAAAGATGAAAATTTGCCATTTCTAGGAGCTACTGTGCCAATGCAAGAGCTTCTGACAGTTGCCTTACAAAGTGTTGCTGATAATCCAAATATTGTTAAATCTTTTGAAACAAAAGTTGTTAGTTTAAATAAACACGATTATAAGTATTCTTTAGTAGTCAAGCAGCAAGGAGAGACTAAAACTATAGAAGCACAGCTAATAATCGCTTGTGATGGCGCAAACTCAAGTTTAAGAAAAATGCTAAATGTCGCAGTCAAGGCAACTGATTATCAACAAGATGCACTTGTTTTTGATATTCAAACTGACCTTTATAATGATAATACAGCTTTTGAAAGATTTATGACCGATGGGATATTAGCAATGTTACCTAAGGCAAAAACTGCTATGGGCTGTATTTGGACTATTGATAGAGATAAATCACAAGCAAAGTTAGCCTTAGATAATAAAGAGTTTGAGCAGCTAATCCAAGATCGCTTTGGCTACAGATTAGGAGAAATTAGACTTACTTCAAAACCCGAGGTTTTTCCTTTATATCTTGTCCAAGCTGAGCAAGTACATAAAGACAATGTGCTTTTTTTTGGTAATGCATTACATTTTTTGCATCCAGTATCTGGTCAAGGAATGAATCTAAGTATACGAGATATTGGTTTTTTGTATGATTTGCTTGCAGAGAGTGATTTTTCACAGAACTCAATTGAAGCTGTTTTAGTAGAGTTTGCCAAAGTTAGAAAACCAGATCATGATAGAACAATTTTTATCACTAATGGTTTTGTAAAATGGTTTGTATCTAATGATGCTAAGTTAGTTGCAAGTAGAAATGCTGGTTTACATCTGTTACAAAGAAGCAAGTTAGCTAAAAAAGTTCTATCAAGAGTGATGATGGGTAAGCTTAGCAAAGGCTCAACTCTAATGAGAAAGGTGGTTGAGGATGAGTGTTAG
- a CDS encoding UPF0149 family protein, protein MKKEKPSFEDVAEALKVMQAISSASEAHGLLCALFSFGAEVKFTAWSDSLMTKPIEDGDLIASSALKTMKKLYYYTKSQFDEKGLSFDLFIPADNKPLSYRAEALTSWIRWFLSGVGLFGLDFENLKYQEIKEAISDLMKISYMDYEALGEDEGCAKDFIELVEYTKVAVLLIDSEKIRYQHEY, encoded by the coding sequence ATGAAAAAAGAAAAACCTAGTTTTGAAGATGTAGCAGAAGCACTTAAAGTAATGCAGGCTATAAGCTCAGCTTCTGAAGCCCATGGTTTACTTTGTGCCTTATTTAGTTTTGGTGCTGAAGTTAAATTTACAGCTTGGTCAGATTCTCTAATGACCAAGCCAATTGAAGATGGTGATTTGATTGCTAGTTCAGCTTTGAAAACTATGAAAAAACTTTATTATTACACCAAATCTCAATTCGATGAAAAAGGTCTAAGCTTTGATTTATTTATTCCAGCAGATAATAAGCCGTTAAGTTATCGAGCTGAAGCTCTTACATCTTGGATAAGATGGTTTCTATCAGGAGTAGGTTTATTTGGTTTGGATTTTGAGAATTTAAAATATCAAGAAATCAAGGAAGCAATTAGTGATCTGATGAAAATCTCATATATGGACTATGAAGCTTTAGGTGAAGATGAAGGTTGTGCAAAAGATTTTATTGAGTTGGTTGAGTATACAAAAGTAGCAGTTTTACTTATTGATAGTGAAAAAATTAGGTATCAACATGAATACTAA
- a CDS encoding 5-formyltetrahydrofolate cyclo-ligase gives MDKNQIRRQLLNIRNSLTNKTYLSEQISSKLISYIQVNFTNPKIASFVSLKNEIDTQTINSHFENIYLPIIHPFTKHGLWFAKDSKSYYLNKYKIKEPLYSVKDIVTAWELDIIIVPIVGFTSDKFRMGMGGGFYDYSLSFKKTHKYPLTIGIAFDEQQNNAIIIDIHDIKLDLIITPTRIL, from the coding sequence ATGGATAAAAATCAAATACGTAGGCAGCTTTTAAATATTAGAAATTCTCTTACAAACAAAACCTATCTTAGCGAGCAAATCAGTTCTAAACTGATAAGTTACATACAAGTAAATTTTACTAATCCCAAGATAGCTAGTTTTGTATCGCTAAAAAATGAAATAGATACTCAAACTATTAACAGTCATTTTGAAAATATCTATTTACCTATAATTCATCCATTTACAAAACATGGACTCTGGTTTGCTAAAGACTCTAAAAGTTATTACTTAAATAAATATAAAATCAAAGAACCTCTATACTCTGTTAAAGATATAGTTACAGCTTGGGAACTTGATATTATTATAGTACCGATTGTTGGTTTTACTAGTGATAAATTTAGAATGGGTATGGGTGGAGGTTTTTATGACTATAGCTTAAGCTTTAAAAAAACTCATAAATACCCTTTAACTATAGGTATAGCCTTTGATGAACAGCAAAATAATGCTATTATCATAGATATACATGATATTAAGCTTGATTTAATTATTACACCTACGAGGATATTATAA
- a CDS encoding BolA/IbaG family iron-sulfur metabolism protein — translation MDSTTVADQIKTQILSKVEPQAIIEVIDETHKHVKHKSYTQGKYYFVLNINSQKLSTITKIQSHKQIFKAVEDLMPYIHALSIKIKPE, via the coding sequence ATGGATAGTACTACTGTAGCAGATCAAATCAAAACTCAAATATTATCCAAAGTTGAACCTCAAGCTATAATTGAAGTAATTGATGAAACACATAAGCATGTAAAACATAAAAGCTATACTCAAGGCAAGTATTATTTCGTGCTTAATATAAACTCTCAAAAACTCAGCACAATAACAAAAATCCAGTCACACAAGCAAATATTTAAAGCTGTTGAAGATTTAATGCCATATATTCATGCTTTATCAATAAAGATCAAACCGGAGTAA
- a CDS encoding VTT domain-containing protein — MFDFIIHFNEYINYFIDLLGVWFYILLFFIVFCETGIVLGIFFPGDSLLFTIGITAAATSINIHLAVLAICLGAIIGDSCNYITGKFIGEKLFSNNARILKKVYLIRTKEFLEQHGTKAIIFSRFIAFVRTITPFVAGVSRMNYAKFVTLGTISAIIWSFSITYTVYFFSNNKFVKQNLSLLIAMVVIVVIIQMLLKSIINKIKAKRT, encoded by the coding sequence ATGTTTGATTTTATTATACATTTTAATGAGTATATAAATTATTTTATTGACCTTTTAGGTGTGTGGTTTTATATTTTATTATTCTTTATCGTTTTTTGTGAAACTGGAATTGTTTTAGGTATATTTTTCCCGGGTGACTCATTACTTTTTACAATTGGTATAACAGCCGCTGCTACAAGTATCAATATTCATTTAGCAGTTTTAGCGATATGCTTAGGTGCTATAATCGGTGACTCGTGCAACTATATCACTGGTAAATTTATTGGCGAAAAACTCTTTAGTAATAATGCACGAATTCTCAAGAAAGTTTATTTGATTAGAACAAAAGAATTTTTAGAACAACATGGCACAAAAGCGATAATTTTCTCACGTTTTATTGCCTTTGTTAGAACCATTACTCCTTTTGTAGCAGGTGTAAGCAGAATGAATTATGCTAAATTTGTCACATTAGGAACAATATCTGCAATTATATGGTCTTTTTCTATAACCTATACTGTATACTTCTTTAGTAATAACAAATTTGTTAAACAAAATCTAAGCCTTTTAATCGCTATGGTAGTAATTGTTGTAATTATTCAAATGCTACTTAAAAGTATTATCAATAAAATAAAAGCAAAAAGAACTTAA
- a CDS encoding VTT domain-containing protein, which translates to MDTISALLNIVLHLDQFISTYINILGDWTYLLLFLVIFCETGIVITPFLPGDSLLFAIGLTGAATTLNVHLVTPILVSAAVCGDSCNYFLGRMIGKKIFKDDAKILKTAYLLKAQEFFNKYGPTAIILARFTPLVRTFMPFTAGMALMKYTKFVAIGIIGAFIWVYSIVYLAFFFSNNAFVKKYFGLFIIFIVVVSLIPPTISFIKVLKNKLLDRQ; encoded by the coding sequence ATGGATACAATCTCGGCGCTATTAAATATAGTCTTGCATCTAGATCAATTTATTAGCACTTATATAAATATACTAGGTGACTGGACTTACTTACTGCTTTTTTTAGTCATTTTTTGTGAAACTGGAATTGTAATAACTCCTTTTTTACCAGGTGATTCATTACTTTTTGCCATAGGTCTTACTGGAGCTGCGACAACTCTTAATGTTCACCTAGTAACGCCAATATTAGTATCAGCTGCAGTTTGTGGAGATTCTTGTAACTATTTCTTAGGTCGTATGATTGGTAAAAAAATCTTTAAAGATGATGCAAAAATTCTTAAGACTGCGTATCTTTTAAAAGCTCAAGAATTCTTTAACAAGTACGGTCCAACAGCTATTATACTTGCTAGGTTTACACCACTTGTACGTACATTTATGCCTTTTACAGCTGGTATGGCACTAATGAAATATACTAAATTTGTGGCAATAGGTATTATCGGTGCATTTATCTGGGTTTATTCTATTGTGTATTTGGCATTTTTCTTTAGTAATAATGCTTTTGTTAAAAAATATTTTGGCTTATTTATCATTTTTATTGTTGTTGTTTCTTTGATACCACCGACAATATCTTTTATCAAAGTTTTGAAAAACAAACTACTTGATCGTCAATAA
- the recO gene encoding DNA repair protein RecO has translation MQHLYDFYILHQRKYRENSLLVSVFTREFGKLSVLITINKKNANLYQPLVKLKGQISLAKKADGLGKIYNIEFIESFYQKSYINLLSLQYINELIYLLLNYSHEEDILFDKYDFILRNIDEANYRYLLRMFELELLNSLGHGIYVDNDINGISIQNNCSYTILPNGFRKDLSSAINSISGRSLKKINQPLSLWSNDDLKAISRVTRVCIDYVLAGKQLKSRKLLVDYLNLKK, from the coding sequence ATGCAGCATCTATATGACTTTTATATATTACATCAGCGCAAATATAGAGAAAATTCACTACTTGTGAGCGTATTTACGCGTGAGTTCGGCAAGCTCTCGGTATTAATAACAATTAATAAAAAAAACGCTAATTTATATCAGCCACTAGTTAAACTAAAAGGACAAATTAGCCTTGCTAAAAAGGCCGATGGTCTAGGTAAAATTTATAATATTGAGTTTATTGAGTCATTTTACCAAAAATCATATATAAACTTATTGTCACTGCAGTATATTAATGAGCTTATATATTTACTTTTAAATTATTCTCATGAAGAAGATATTCTCTTTGATAAATATGATTTTATTTTAAGAAATATCGATGAAGCTAATTATAGATACTTATTAAGAATGTTTGAGCTTGAGTTATTAAATAGTCTTGGTCATGGCATTTATGTTGATAATGATATTAATGGGATATCAATACAAAATAATTGTAGCTACACTATACTTCCTAATGGGTTTAGAAAAGATCTTAGCTCAGCTATCAATAGTATCTCTGGCAGAAGTCTTAAGAAAATAAATCAACCGCTAAGCTTGTGGTCAAATGATGATCTAAAAGCAATTTCTAGAGTTACTCGAGTATGTATTGATTATGTTTTAGCTGGTAAGCAGTTAAAAAGTAGGAAACTTCTTGTAGATTATTTAAACCTTAAAAAGTAG
- a CDS encoding cysteine desulfurase family protein, which yields MNLIYLDYAATTPLSQIVKKSMLNSIASDGDFFNSGSSTYQQAEIVSNKIEQARAEIAQTLAVLPREIIFTSGATESNNLAIKGVAYAYKNKGRHIITSKAEHKAVLDVCKFLETQGFEVTYLDVNQFGEVDLKQLKKSITPQTILVSLMVVNNELGTQNNLMEIGKITKQNGVLLHVDAAQGYGKVDIDVKAMNIDLLSVSGHKLYAPKGVGFLYLRSKRPKVKLIKQIHGGTQEFNLRAGTLATYQIFALATAAKEMFVKKEQNFEYVSKMQQMFLGIIHKLANIRINTDLENSYPGILSITFLGVKGETLLALVDGVCMSMGSACNSHAVEPSHVLSAIGLTAVEAESTLRISFGLQTTQVQVIQAANLLKEKVQLLRALSPQGEVNV from the coding sequence ATGAATCTTATTTACTTGGATTATGCTGCGACAACTCCACTTAGTCAAATTGTAAAAAAATCTATGTTAAATTCAATAGCTAGTGATGGTGATTTTTTTAATTCTGGGTCATCAACATATCAGCAAGCAGAAATTGTTAGTAATAAAATTGAGCAGGCAAGGGCTGAAATTGCTCAAACTTTAGCAGTGTTACCAAGAGAGATTATTTTCACTTCAGGAGCAACTGAGTCAAATAATCTTGCGATAAAAGGAGTGGCATACGCTTATAAAAATAAAGGTAGACATATAATAACCTCAAAAGCTGAGCATAAGGCAGTATTGGATGTTTGTAAGTTTTTAGAGACACAGGGTTTTGAAGTTACATACCTTGATGTCAATCAGTTTGGTGAAGTTGATTTGAAGCAGCTTAAAAAATCTATCACACCACAAACAATACTTGTAAGCTTAATGGTTGTAAATAATGAGCTTGGGACACAAAATAATCTTATGGAAATTGGTAAAATAACCAAGCAAAATGGAGTATTACTGCATGTTGATGCTGCCCAAGGTTATGGTAAAGTTGATATAGATGTCAAAGCGATGAATATTGATTTGTTATCAGTGTCTGGACATAAGTTGTATGCACCAAAGGGTGTTGGTTTTCTGTATCTAAGATCAAAACGACCCAAAGTTAAGCTTATAAAGCAAATACATGGTGGGACTCAAGAGTTTAATTTACGTGCAGGAACACTGGCAACTTATCAGATATTTGCACTAGCTACAGCTGCCAAAGAGATGTTTGTTAAAAAAGAGCAGAACTTTGAATATGTGTCAAAAATGCAGCAGATGTTTTTAGGGATTATTCATAAATTGGCTAATATAAGAATTAATACAGATCTTGAAAATAGTTATCCAGGTATTTTAAGTATTACATTTTTAGGAGTAAAGGGTGAAACATTATTAGCGCTAGTTGATGGGGTTTGTATGTCAATGGGCTCGGCATGTAATTCCCATGCAGTTGAGCCTTCACACGTCTTAAGTGCTATAGGTTTGACAGCAGTTGAAGCAGAATCAACGCTTAGAATATCTTTTGGGCTACAAACAACTCAAGTACAAGTTATCCAAGCAGCTAATTTGCTAAAAGAAAAAGTACAACTTTTGCGAGCTTTATCCCCACAAGGAGAAGTAAATGTATAA
- a CDS encoding Rne/Rng family ribonuclease, with translation MKRILINSKSGEETRIATLDNGKLIDLDIENIDREQKKANIYKGYISRIEPSLNAIFVNYGEEKNGFLPFKEVSEYYLKDVPNGDNIAPLLLEGQELIVQIDKEERGDKGAALTTFITLAGSYMVLLPNNSDAGGISRRVEGEDRERLKKYLKELNIPKNMSVIARTACVECSFEELKHDFCTLVELWESISQAYHRIKKPALLHKESDIIVRTIRDHLKEDVKEIIVDSKECFEDVKRQLSLLRQSFDINKVKLYNEELPLFAQFGIDQQIENAYRREIRLPSGGSIVIDTTEALVAIDVNSSRANKAEDVETTAFKTNLEAAEEVARQLRIRDLGGLVIVDFIDMSFYPNRKQVEEKLMEALQQDRARIQMSRISKLGLVEISRQRLSSSINESVMQKCPRCEGHGFIKTTQATALTILRKIRAEAIKEDTNEIRVQVPVDIAAYILNEKRDSIVEIERISQVKVMIIPNFNMESPKFQMQRIWGTSYKSNRTSSELIEDVYNIEIPKAGKKKVAAVDFNKAMENLTTSSTQEQKPQTDTQISKAIQNDKKQDAVNQQAKKKGFFAKLFSSIFATDSKAAKQANNLAQKQQNKGQNFQKQQQNKSQKDNNQRNERNNNNNKNERNKNRNNKVAKPQTAQENKLQKDNNQLNYNNGHNTNNSNDKNERNKNKSNNDKFDKKSNNHNNRSNNLNLNNAEEVIDITKLKYQNQTAVTKTESVKKVISKNPDEFISVMVKDVLENYDSLKDDGATKIATKEKIKTNKYLKFDTVSVDSEIALLNQIAKSNQTVEVEQFSAVAVEESLSVVDKFDDTTIPDVIVEQEKPEKVIKETNRANETKPKKEKQTTTKNNKKEKPAEKETKQNQAKPEYINYSPAIDFKSQALI, from the coding sequence ATGAAGAGAATACTAATAAACAGTAAAAGTGGTGAAGAAACAAGAATTGCCACATTAGATAATGGCAAACTAATAGATCTAGATATTGAGAATATTGATAGAGAACAAAAGAAAGCAAATATTTACAAAGGCTACATTTCAAGAATTGAGCCAAGCTTAAATGCTATATTTGTTAACTATGGTGAAGAAAAAAATGGTTTTTTACCGTTTAAAGAAGTATCAGAATATTATCTAAAAGATGTTCCAAATGGCGATAATATCGCGCCTTTGCTTTTAGAAGGACAAGAACTCATCGTTCAAATAGATAAAGAAGAGCGTGGCGATAAAGGTGCGGCATTGACTACATTTATAACCCTAGCTGGCTCCTATATGGTGTTACTACCAAACAATTCTGATGCTGGTGGTATTTCTCGTCGTGTCGAAGGCGAAGATAGAGAAAGATTAAAAAAATATCTAAAGGAATTAAATATCCCAAAAAATATGAGTGTAATAGCAAGAACCGCCTGCGTTGAATGCTCTTTTGAAGAATTAAAACATGATTTTTGTACTCTAGTTGAATTATGGGAATCTATTTCTCAAGCTTACCATAGAATCAAAAAACCCGCACTATTACATAAAGAAAGTGACATTATTGTAAGAACAATTAGAGATCATTTAAAAGAAGATGTAAAAGAAATTATTGTTGATTCTAAAGAATGCTTTGAAGATGTCAAAAGACAACTTAGTTTACTTAGACAAAGCTTTGATATAAATAAAGTAAAACTATACAACGAAGAATTACCATTATTTGCTCAGTTTGGAATTGATCAACAAATAGAAAATGCCTATAGAAGAGAAATTCGCCTACCATCTGGCGGTTCTATCGTAATAGATACTACAGAAGCACTTGTAGCAATAGATGTAAACTCATCTCGTGCTAACAAAGCTGAAGATGTAGAAACTACAGCGTTTAAAACTAACTTAGAGGCTGCAGAAGAAGTCGCTCGTCAACTTAGAATCAGAGACTTAGGTGGTCTTGTTATAGTTGACTTTATTGATATGTCTTTCTACCCAAATCGAAAACAAGTTGAAGAAAAACTAATGGAAGCACTACAACAAGATAGAGCGCGTATCCAAATGTCACGCATTTCTAAACTTGGACTAGTTGAGATATCAAGACAACGCTTAAGTTCTTCAATTAACGAAAGCGTAATGCAAAAATGTCCACGTTGTGAAGGTCATGGTTTTATCAAAACTACTCAAGCTACAGCACTTACCATCCTGCGTAAAATCAGAGCAGAAGCTATCAAAGAAGATACTAACGAAATTCGTGTCCAAGTTCCTGTAGATATTGCTGCGTATATTTTAAATGAGAAAAGAGACAGTATAGTTGAGATCGAGAGAATTTCTCAAGTTAAGGTTATGATTATCCCTAACTTTAATATGGAGTCACCAAAGTTTCAAATGCAGAGAATCTGGGGTACTAGCTATAAATCAAATCGCACTAGTTCAGAATTAATAGAAGATGTTTATAATATTGAAATTCCTAAAGCTGGCAAAAAAAAAGTTGCTGCTGTGGATTTTAATAAAGCCATGGAAAATCTAACTACTAGCAGTACTCAAGAGCAAAAGCCACAAACTGACACTCAAATAAGTAAAGCTATACAAAATGATAAAAAACAAGATGCTGTAAATCAACAAGCTAAGAAAAAAGGCTTCTTTGCTAAGCTATTTAGTAGTATATTTGCAACTGATTCTAAAGCTGCTAAACAAGCTAATAATCTAGCTCAAAAACAACAAAACAAAGGACAAAACTTCCAAAAGCAGCAACAAAATAAGTCGCAAAAAGATAATAACCAGCGCAATGAGCGTAATAATAACAATAATAAAAATGAGCGTAATAAAAATAGAAATAATAAAGTAGCAAAACCACAAACAGCTCAGGAAAATAAGCTACAAAAAGATAATAACCAGCTTAATTATAACAACGGTCACAATACCAATAATAGTAATGATAAAAATGAGCGTAATAAAAATAAATCAAACAATGATAAGTTTGATAAAAAATCAAATAACCACAACAATAGAAGCAATAATCTCAATCTAAACAATGCTGAAGAAGTTATTGATATTACAAAACTTAAGTATCAAAATCAAACAGCTGTTACAAAAACTGAGAGTGTCAAAAAGGTGATTTCTAAAAATCCTGACGAGTTTATCTCTGTAATGGTTAAAGATGTCTTAGAGAACTATGATAGTCTAAAGGATGATGGCGCTACAAAGATAGCTACCAAAGAGAAAATTAAAACTAACAAATACTTAAAGTTTGATACTGTATCTGTAGATAGTGAAATAGCTCTGCTTAACCAAATAGCTAAATCAAATCAAACTGTTGAAGTTGAGCAATTCTCAGCTGTAGCAGTTGAAGAATCTTTAAGTGTTGTTGATAAATTTGATGATACAACAATACCAGATGTTATAGTAGAGCAAGAAAAGCCAGAAAAAGTAATTAAAGAAACTAATCGAGCTAATGAAACTAAACCTAAAAAAGAAAAGCAAACTACTACAAAAAATAATAAAAAAGAAAAACCAGCTGAAAAAGAAACTAAACAAAATCAAGCTAAGCCCGAATACATAAACTATTCACCTGCGATTGATTTTAAATCTCAAGCACTAATATAG
- a CDS encoding thymidylate synthase — translation MQEYLNFLKYIKENGVLKSDRTGTGTRSIFGYQMRFDLQKGFPLVTTKKIHIPSVVYELLWFLSGSTNIKYLNDNKIRIWNEWATADGELGPIYGKQWRDFNGQGIDQIAKIIEMLKTNPNSRRIIVSAWNPCVVPSEKISPQENVAKGNSALPPCHAMFQFYVADNKLSCMLTQRSADAFLGVPFNIASYSLLTHMVAQQCNLNVGKFIWSGGDCHIYNNHIGQVNEQLNREPLNLPILKILRKPNSIFDYKYEDFEFENYNYHHAIRAKISV, via the coding sequence ATGCAAGAATATCTAAATTTCCTTAAATATATTAAAGAAAACGGTGTTTTAAAGAGTGATAGAACTGGCACTGGGACAAGAAGCATTTTTGGCTATCAGATGCGTTTTGATCTTCAAAAAGGCTTTCCGCTAGTAACTACAAAAAAAATTCATATTCCTAGTGTTGTCTATGAGCTATTATGGTTTTTAAGTGGTAGTACAAATATTAAATACCTTAATGATAACAAGATTAGAATTTGGAATGAATGGGCAACAGCAGATGGCGAACTTGGTCCTATCTATGGCAAACAATGGCGGGATTTTAATGGTCAAGGTATAGATCAAATTGCTAAAATAATTGAAATGCTAAAAACAAACCCAAACTCACGTAGAATTATAGTTTCAGCTTGGAACCCATGTGTTGTACCATCAGAAAAAATCTCTCCACAAGAAAATGTTGCAAAAGGTAATTCAGCCCTGCCACCTTGTCATGCCATGTTTCAATTCTATGTCGCGGATAATAAACTATCATGTATGCTTACACAAAGAAGTGCTGATGCTTTTCTTGGAGTTCCATTTAATATTGCCAGCTATTCACTACTAACGCATATGGTTGCACAGCAATGTAATCTTAATGTTGGCAAGTTCATCTGGTCAGGTGGTGATTGTCATATATACAACAACCACATTGGGCAAGTTAATGAACAGCTTAATCGTGAACCCTTAAATCTACCAATATTAAAGATTTTAAGAAAACCAAACTCTATCTTTGATTATAAATACGAAGATTTTGAGTTTGAAAACTATAACTATCACCATGCTATCAGAGCAAAAATATCTGTATAA
- the serA gene encoding phosphoglycerate dehydrogenase: MSHLSLNKKKIPILLLENIHPNAVESFKIAGYENIELPNTALEGQELIDKLKDFKIVGLRSRTQLTKEVLEQSKHLIAIGCFCIGTNQVDIKTAQSLGIPVFNVPFSNTRSVAELVLAEAILLIRNVIDKNAKAHRGEWLKSADNANEVKGKTLGIVGYGHIGMQLGVLAENIGLNVIFYDIEEKLPLGNACQVDSLVTLLQQSDVISLHVPQLPSTANMISTKEFALMKQNSVLINASKGNVIDIDALVNAIKSAKLKGAAIDVFHKEPSSKGEIFESPLRGLDNVFLTPHIGGSTIEAQENIATEVSAKLIKYSDNGSTLNAINFPKLSLPSHKETHRILHIHQNIPCIINELNRILASKNINVEGQYLRTLENIGYVVMDIKSSSDQAKDIIDEFKKVKATIKARYLV, translated from the coding sequence ATGAGCCATCTATCTCTTAATAAAAAGAAAATTCCCATTCTTCTCTTAGAAAATATCCACCCAAATGCTGTTGAATCGTTTAAAATTGCAGGATACGAAAATATCGAATTACCAAATACAGCTCTTGAAGGGCAAGAACTAATAGATAAACTTAAAGATTTTAAAATTGTCGGCTTACGCTCACGTACACAACTTACAAAAGAAGTTCTTGAGCAATCTAAGCATCTTATAGCTATTGGTTGTTTTTGTATCGGTACTAACCAAGTAGATATTAAAACCGCACAGAGTTTAGGTATACCAGTTTTTAATGTTCCATTTTCAAACACTCGCAGTGTTGCTGAGCTTGTCTTAGCAGAAGCTATTTTGCTAATACGTAATGTAATCGACAAGAATGCTAAAGCCCATAGAGGAGAATGGCTTAAATCAGCTGATAATGCTAATGAAGTAAAAGGCAAGACTTTAGGAATTGTCGGTTACGGTCATATTGGTATGCAGCTTGGAGTTCTAGCAGAGAATATTGGTTTAAATGTGATATTTTATGATATTGAAGAGAAACTACCTTTAGGTAATGCCTGTCAAGTTGACAGCTTAGTAACACTACTACAACAATCAGATGTCATTTCTCTACATGTGCCACAACTGCCAAGCACTGCAAATATGATATCAACCAAAGAATTTGCGCTTATGAAGCAAAATTCAGTTCTTATAAATGCTTCAAAAGGTAATGTAATAGACATCGATGCTTTGGTTAATGCCATAAAAAGTGCTAAGCTTAAAGGCGCAGCAATTGATGTTTTTCATAAAGAGCCATCATCAAAAGGTGAGATTTTTGAAAGTCCTTTAAGAGGCCTTGATAATGTCTTTCTGACACCACATATAGGTGGTAGCACTATAGAGGCACAAGAAAATATTGCTACTGAAGTAAGTGCTAAATTAATCAAGTATTCAGACAATGGTTCAACATTAAACGCGATAAACTTCCCTAAGTTATCTCTACCTAGTCATAAAGAAACACATCGAATCTTACATATTCATCAAAATATCCCTTGTATCATCAATGAACTCAATAGAATTTTAGCGTCTAAAAATATCAATGTTGAGGGTCAATATCTAAGAACGTTAGAAAATATTGGTTATGTTGTTATGGATATTAAATCAAGCTCAGATCAGGCTAAAGATATTATTGATGAATTTAAAAAAGTTAAAGCTACAATAAAGGCTCGCTATTTAGTATAA